From the genome of Arthrobacter alpinus, one region includes:
- a CDS encoding malonic semialdehyde reductase, producing the protein MSIDIAQEINVQDELILDAQATDVLFLEARTANSWADGEISEQTLQAIYALTRMAPTAMNTQPLRISWIRSAEARARLVAHMSEGNQAKTLTAPLVAVLSYDTDWHELMPTTAPHAAGMIPTFAANHALRQGMAANNAHIQAGFFIMAARAAGLAAGPMGGFDASGIDAEFNSGTQRKAFLVVNLGRPNGIVDRDRLHRLEFDAATQTL; encoded by the coding sequence GATCCTGGATGCACAGGCAACCGACGTGTTGTTCCTTGAGGCGCGCACCGCCAATAGCTGGGCAGACGGCGAGATCAGCGAGCAGACGCTGCAAGCCATCTACGCCCTGACCCGGATGGCCCCGACGGCCATGAACACCCAGCCGCTGCGCATTTCCTGGATCCGCTCCGCCGAAGCCCGCGCACGTCTGGTGGCGCACATGTCCGAGGGCAACCAGGCCAAGACGCTCACGGCCCCCCTGGTTGCCGTGCTCAGCTACGACACCGACTGGCACGAACTGATGCCCACCACGGCACCGCACGCCGCCGGCATGATTCCCACTTTTGCCGCCAACCATGCCCTGCGCCAGGGCATGGCGGCCAACAACGCACACATCCAGGCCGGATTCTTTATCATGGCAGCCCGTGCCGCAGGCCTGGCAGCCGGACCCATGGGCGGCTTTGACGCCTCAGGGATCGACGCCGAATTCAACTCCGGCACGCAGCGCAAAGCGTTCCTGGTGGTCAACCTGGGCCGGCCCAACGGTATTGTGGACCGCGATCGCCTGCACCGCCTCGAGTTCGACGCGGCTACGCAGACGCTCTAA
- a CDS encoding malate dehydrogenase, whose amino-acid sequence MNAQAPAPVTVTVTGAAGQIGYALLFRIASGAMLGPDVRVKLNLLEIPQAAQAAEGTLLELQDCAFPLLAGMEVFEDPVKAFDGANIAMLVGARPRGPGMERADLLKANGGIFSVQGQAINAGAAADFKAVVVGNPANTNALIAAAHARDVPASRFTAMTRLDHDRAVAQLAAKTGAPVSAISNLAIWGNHSASQYPDITHATVSGQPATELVDQGWIADEFIPRVAKRGAEIIAVRGGSSAASAANAAIEHMRLWVQGTPAGDWTSMAVPSDGSYGVPAGIVSSFPVTTSGGDYTIVPDLAISEFSRARIDASVAELLAERDAVAELGLF is encoded by the coding sequence ATGAACGCTCAAGCGCCCGCCCCCGTCACTGTCACGGTCACCGGGGCCGCCGGTCAAATTGGTTATGCACTCCTGTTCCGCATCGCCTCCGGGGCCATGCTGGGCCCGGACGTGCGTGTCAAACTAAATCTGCTGGAAATTCCGCAGGCCGCCCAAGCTGCCGAGGGGACACTGCTGGAACTCCAGGACTGCGCCTTTCCCCTGCTCGCCGGGATGGAGGTCTTTGAGGATCCCGTCAAGGCGTTCGACGGCGCCAATATCGCCATGCTGGTCGGTGCCAGGCCGCGCGGACCGGGAATGGAACGCGCCGATCTACTCAAGGCCAATGGCGGGATTTTCTCCGTGCAGGGCCAGGCGATCAACGCCGGCGCTGCGGCGGATTTCAAGGCAGTGGTGGTGGGCAACCCGGCCAATACCAACGCGCTCATTGCCGCCGCTCACGCCCGGGACGTGCCGGCGTCGAGGTTCACCGCCATGACCCGGCTGGACCATGACAGGGCGGTGGCCCAGCTGGCGGCCAAGACCGGGGCGCCGGTCTCCGCCATCAGCAACCTGGCCATTTGGGGCAACCACTCGGCCAGTCAATACCCTGACATCACCCACGCCACAGTTTCCGGACAGCCCGCCACCGAGTTGGTGGACCAGGGCTGGATTGCCGACGAGTTCATCCCCCGTGTGGCCAAGCGCGGCGCCGAGATCATCGCGGTGCGCGGCGGCTCCTCGGCGGCGTCGGCCGCCAACGCAGCCATCGAACACATGCGTTTGTGGGTGCAGGGAACCCCGGCGGGCGACTGGACGTCCATGGCGGTCCCCTCCGACGGCTCCTACGGCGTACCGGCCGGCATTGTCAGTTCCTTCCCCGTCACTACCAGCGGCGGGGACTACACCATTGTGCCGGACCTGGCCATCAGCGAGTTCTCCCGGGCACGGATTGACGCGTCGGTTGCGGAGCTGTTGGCCGAACGCGACGCCGTTGCGGAACTGGGGCTGTTCTAG
- a CDS encoding PLD nuclease N-terminal domain-containing protein, whose amino-acid sequence MAAKKHWNELSKRAKTRIVVAGCAQIALQFAALRDLSQRKPQEVNGPKPAWVAASFINFAGPIAYFIWGRKK is encoded by the coding sequence ATGGCAGCCAAGAAACACTGGAACGAGCTGAGCAAGCGAGCCAAGACCAGGATTGTCGTTGCGGGGTGCGCGCAGATCGCACTTCAGTTTGCTGCGCTGCGGGACCTGTCCCAACGCAAGCCGCAGGAAGTCAACGGTCCCAAGCCTGCGTGGGTAGCGGCGTCGTTCATCAATTTTGCCGGGCCCATCGCCTACTTTATCTGGGGCCGGAAGAAGTAG
- a CDS encoding NUDIX hydrolase, producing the protein MGNDVPLAPLEDACTVVLLRDGNAGLEVLMLERPGASSAFAGAWVFPGGKVDPMDRLGPDGQQLDIIAAAQVAGLRELAEETGQQLQAQDLVQLSLWTPMQRLPRRFRTWFSIAQAPTSEVVLNPGEHEHYAWLTPAEALARHAAGAMVLAPPTWVTLHHLGKFATVRDALARTAMATPFSYESHFLPQEVKNDAIPSTPEPPTGVMWRGDADYPQPARRGARHRLTITSLPWVFESTVEH; encoded by the coding sequence ATGGGAAATGACGTGCCACTGGCTCCGCTGGAAGATGCGTGCACGGTGGTTTTGCTGCGCGACGGCAATGCCGGTCTTGAGGTGTTGATGCTTGAGCGGCCGGGCGCCAGCAGTGCCTTCGCCGGAGCGTGGGTGTTTCCCGGTGGCAAGGTGGATCCGATGGACCGCCTCGGTCCAGACGGCCAGCAACTGGATATCATCGCTGCGGCGCAGGTGGCCGGGCTGCGGGAGTTGGCCGAGGAAACGGGCCAGCAGCTCCAGGCCCAGGACCTTGTCCAGCTTTCCTTGTGGACACCCATGCAACGGCTTCCGCGCCGTTTTCGCACCTGGTTCTCCATCGCGCAAGCCCCCACTTCGGAGGTGGTGTTGAACCCCGGCGAACATGAACACTACGCCTGGTTGACTCCCGCAGAGGCCCTTGCCCGGCACGCCGCCGGGGCCATGGTCTTGGCGCCGCCCACCTGGGTCACCCTGCACCACCTGGGTAAATTCGCCACAGTCAGGGACGCGCTGGCCCGGACCGCGATGGCGACGCCGTTCTCCTACGAAAGCCACTTTTTGCCGCAAGAGGTGAAGAACGACGCCATCCCCTCCACCCCCGAGCCGCCCACCGGTGTCATGTGGCGCGGCGACGCGGACTACCCGCAGCCCGCACGCCGCGGTGCCCGCCACCGACTCACGATCACGTCACTGCCGTGGGTGTTTGAATCCACTGTGGAGCATTAG
- a CDS encoding TetR/AcrR family transcriptional regulator — MSTAPEDLTGRARLRDAAIECFAAGGFGESLRAIAARAGVSAGLVRHHFGSKEMLRAECDATVLARYTKLKTESLNSDPKQLFAQFPASNEAGILLVYILRSVREGGAAGREFIEQMVAEALGFTRDAVARGLVVPSRDEEARVRYLTYQGIGALVVRLAMNPDTPLDDFQAVMGQFYTDSMLPTLELYTEGLFTDRTYLEQYLEYVAATNNPPAGLAGEPLSL, encoded by the coding sequence ATGAGTACAGCACCAGAGGATCTGACGGGCCGGGCACGGCTGCGGGACGCCGCCATCGAGTGCTTCGCAGCGGGCGGTTTTGGCGAGTCGCTGCGGGCCATTGCCGCACGGGCAGGCGTCAGCGCGGGCTTGGTACGCCATCATTTCGGGTCCAAGGAAATGTTGCGCGCCGAATGCGACGCCACCGTCCTGGCCCGCTACACCAAGCTGAAGACGGAGAGTCTGAACTCGGACCCCAAGCAGCTGTTCGCGCAGTTCCCGGCCTCCAACGAGGCTGGGATCCTGCTGGTGTACATTTTGCGCAGCGTCCGTGAGGGCGGAGCGGCAGGGCGGGAGTTCATCGAGCAAATGGTTGCCGAAGCCCTTGGATTTACCCGAGACGCCGTGGCGCGGGGGCTGGTTGTCCCCAGTCGCGATGAGGAAGCCCGCGTCCGTTACCTCACCTATCAAGGGATCGGTGCGCTCGTGGTCAGGCTCGCCATGAACCCGGATACGCCACTGGATGATTTCCAGGCAGTCATGGGGCAGTTCTACACCGATTCCATGCTGCCCACCCTTGAACTGTATACGGAGGGCCTGTTCACCGACAGGACCTACCTCGAGCAGTACCTCGAATACGTTGCAGCCACCAACAACCCGCCCGCGGGCCTCGCGGGAGAACCGTTGTCACTGTAA
- a CDS encoding ABC transporter ATP-binding protein: MSPTTAAIEVAGLRKRFGRTTALDGLDLIVDQGTVAGFLGPNGSGKSTTIRILLGLLRNDGGTARLLGGDPWGDAVDLHRRIAYVPGEVSLWPNLTGGQAIDILSRLRGGVNNAKRDALLESFNLDPSKRARSYSKGNRQKVALVAALASDAELLILDEPTSGLDPLMEEVFTDCIREVKAAGRSVLLSSHIFAEVEKLCDTVTIIRDGQTVEAGQLEELRHLHRTVVSVVLDRDAKVLSVVAGVNDLVTDGSRATFTVGEAELGGVLTAVSAYAPHSLVASPPSLEDLFLRHYGGVGKRDTTSAQQAATAQKAGAL, encoded by the coding sequence ATGTCACCCACTACTGCGGCCATCGAGGTCGCCGGTCTGCGCAAACGATTCGGGCGGACCACCGCACTGGACGGCTTGGACCTGATCGTGGACCAGGGAACCGTTGCAGGATTCCTCGGGCCCAACGGATCGGGCAAGTCAACCACCATCCGCATCCTGCTGGGACTGCTCAGGAACGACGGCGGCACCGCACGCCTGCTTGGAGGAGACCCCTGGGGTGACGCCGTGGACCTCCACCGGCGGATTGCCTACGTGCCTGGTGAGGTCAGTCTCTGGCCCAACCTGACGGGCGGGCAGGCCATCGACATCCTCTCCCGGCTGCGCGGTGGCGTGAACAACGCCAAGCGGGACGCCCTGCTGGAAAGCTTCAACCTGGACCCTAGCAAGAGGGCCCGCAGCTACTCCAAGGGAAACCGGCAAAAGGTGGCCCTCGTGGCTGCTCTGGCCTCCGACGCGGAGCTCTTGATTCTTGACGAGCCGACGTCGGGCCTAGACCCGCTGATGGAGGAAGTCTTCACCGACTGCATTCGCGAGGTCAAGGCAGCTGGGCGCAGCGTCCTGCTCTCCAGCCACATCTTTGCCGAGGTTGAGAAGCTGTGCGACACCGTAACGATCATCCGGGACGGACAGACCGTTGAGGCGGGCCAGCTGGAGGAGCTTCGCCATCTGCACCGGACCGTGGTTTCGGTGGTGCTGGACCGTGACGCCAAAGTGCTTTCCGTCGTCGCGGGTGTGAACGACCTCGTCACGGACGGAAGCAGAGCCACCTTCACCGTGGGTGAGGCAGAGCTTGGCGGGGTGCTGACGGCCGTCTCTGCCTATGCTCCCCATTCCCTGGTTGCCAGCCCACCATCCTTGGAGGATTTGTTCCTGCGCCACTATGGCGGGGTGGGCAAGCGCGACACGACCTCGGCCCAGCAGGCTGCGACAGCGCAGAAGGCGGGTGCGCTATGA
- a CDS encoding ABC transporter permease, with product MSVAAAPARAASRSTSRSGIMTGFWISVRFILRRNWLRLVIWAAVLAVMIPVVYDSQQQAFPTQAARNAYAQVANTPAVAAMTGLPYAAGSLGGILVIKIWMTLAVALGFASIFLVTRNGRADEESGRTELLRSSAMGRHAYSMANYAVVGGLSVVSGALISLLCLAETLPTAGSLVMGASIAGTGLAFVGIAVICGQLSSTSRGANSLAVAILAVFYFIRAAADLQANGGNVNVISWFSPIGWAQNMRPFGQNTWWPLLALLGLAVAGCALALRIETRRDLGMGILPERRGKARASEFLMHPVGLVLRLQRAPLIGWMVGAVVAGLFFGTVAKAMTTVLEPSNAFAKAFVGESSNMLDGILGVFVLFTAMLAGAFAVQCITGARTEEAEGRLESQLAGALSRSTWLWANVLVSAVGSALMLLLGGYLTGVSSNGAATGSQLAGAAFAYWPAVLLMMGVPLFLQGFAPRLSASLGWAVYGISVVVAMFGGLFSLSESVIAATPYGAVPRLMTENFTALPILVLSAIALALGVLGFWRFSNRDIIPE from the coding sequence ATGAGCGTCGCAGCTGCCCCGGCCCGTGCCGCCTCACGGAGCACGTCGCGGTCGGGGATCATGACGGGCTTTTGGATCAGCGTGCGGTTCATCCTGCGCCGCAATTGGCTACGGCTGGTCATTTGGGCGGCCGTGCTGGCCGTCATGATTCCCGTGGTCTACGATTCCCAGCAGCAGGCCTTCCCCACCCAGGCTGCCCGCAACGCCTATGCCCAGGTGGCGAACACCCCGGCCGTCGCGGCCATGACGGGCCTGCCCTACGCGGCAGGTTCATTGGGCGGAATCCTGGTCATCAAGATCTGGATGACGCTGGCTGTGGCCCTGGGCTTTGCCTCGATCTTCTTAGTGACCCGCAACGGCCGGGCGGACGAGGAGTCCGGGCGGACCGAGCTGCTACGCTCCTCGGCGATGGGCCGTCACGCCTACAGCATGGCCAACTATGCGGTGGTGGGAGGCCTGAGCGTTGTGAGCGGTGCGCTGATTTCACTGCTGTGTCTGGCCGAAACGCTGCCCACGGCCGGCTCGCTGGTCATGGGTGCCTCAATCGCCGGAACAGGGTTGGCGTTCGTGGGCATTGCCGTGATCTGCGGGCAGCTCAGTTCAACCAGCCGCGGGGCCAACTCGCTGGCCGTCGCCATCCTGGCCGTATTCTATTTCATCCGGGCCGCAGCTGACCTTCAGGCGAATGGCGGCAACGTGAACGTCATCAGCTGGTTCTCACCGATCGGCTGGGCACAGAACATGCGCCCCTTCGGCCAGAACACCTGGTGGCCGCTACTGGCACTCCTCGGGCTAGCCGTGGCAGGCTGCGCCCTGGCCCTCCGCATTGAAACACGCCGGGACCTAGGCATGGGCATACTGCCCGAACGCCGGGGCAAGGCCCGGGCGAGCGAGTTCCTGATGCACCCTGTGGGGCTGGTCCTTCGCCTGCAGCGGGCGCCACTGATTGGCTGGATGGTCGGAGCCGTGGTGGCCGGGTTGTTCTTCGGCACCGTGGCAAAGGCCATGACCACGGTCCTGGAACCGTCGAACGCCTTCGCCAAAGCGTTCGTGGGCGAATCCTCCAACATGCTCGACGGCATTCTGGGGGTCTTCGTGTTGTTTACCGCCATGCTGGCCGGGGCCTTCGCCGTCCAATGCATCACCGGCGCCCGCACAGAGGAGGCCGAAGGCAGGCTAGAGTCACAGCTGGCCGGGGCCTTGTCCCGGTCCACCTGGCTGTGGGCCAATGTGCTGGTTTCCGCCGTGGGGTCCGCGCTGATGCTGTTGCTGGGCGGCTACCTCACGGGAGTCTCCTCCAACGGGGCAGCCACGGGTTCCCAACTGGCCGGGGCGGCGTTCGCCTACTGGCCGGCCGTCTTGCTCATGATGGGCGTGCCGTTGTTCCTCCAGGGCTTCGCGCCCCGCCTCAGCGCCAGCCTGGGCTGGGCCGTATACGGGATTTCCGTGGTGGTAGCCATGTTTGGCGGACTATTCTCGCTGTCCGAATCGGTCATTGCGGCCACCCCGTACGGTGCGGTCCCCCGGCTGATGACGGAGAACTTCACGGCCCTACCCATCCTGGTGCTGTCCGCCATCGCGCTGGCCCTCGGCGTACTTGGGTTCTGGCGGTTCAGCAACCGTGACATCATCCCGGAGTAG
- a CDS encoding hemerythrin domain-containing protein, translating to MEQATLGKALELEHRQIDGGIESYLAAADGEAADPAPLRTALAGLRRHIYLEEQFLFPPLQAAGLMGPIFVMLREHGALWRAMDAVEALPSSPLGTTAIRDACTALLALLDAHNSKEEPIIYTQADKVLDAAASAELLDFLAQGTVPDGWVCAAV from the coding sequence ATGGAACAGGCAACGTTGGGAAAGGCACTGGAATTGGAGCACCGGCAGATCGACGGCGGTATTGAGTCGTATCTGGCCGCCGCGGACGGCGAAGCTGCCGATCCGGCACCGCTGCGGACCGCACTCGCCGGATTGCGCCGCCACATTTACCTCGAAGAGCAATTCCTGTTCCCACCTTTACAGGCTGCAGGGCTCATGGGACCCATTTTCGTCATGCTGCGCGAACACGGCGCACTTTGGCGCGCCATGGACGCCGTTGAGGCGTTGCCGTCCAGCCCCTTAGGCACTACCGCCATCCGTGACGCCTGCACCGCCTTGCTGGCACTTCTTGACGCCCACAATTCCAAGGAAGAGCCCATCATCTACACCCAGGCCGACAAGGTATTGGATGCCGCGGCAAGCGCCGAACTGCTGGACTTTCTGGCCCAGGGTACGGTACCGGATGGCTGGGTCTGCGCCGCGGTTTGA
- a CDS encoding dienelactone hydrolase family protein, with protein MGNTMDFTAAGQPFQAYQAEPPGLVRGAVVVIHEIWGLTDHVKDIADRFAAAGYLAVAPDLMGLAGLDATLLAELGADRSDPAKLASVQPKIRAATEPLRSPKAALAIEAGTAAVFNYLQSSAEGAGRTAVVGYCFGGTYSFALAVSEPLLAAAVPYYGQANYSVPELADITCPVLAFYGEEDHALTDGLPDLIARMQEAKVDFRYTVFAGAGHAFFNDTNPMTYRAEPARIAWEETLEFLGKVLA; from the coding sequence ATGGGAAACACGATGGATTTCACCGCTGCGGGCCAGCCGTTTCAGGCGTACCAGGCAGAACCCCCCGGGTTGGTCCGCGGCGCGGTGGTGGTGATCCATGAAATTTGGGGGCTCACCGACCATGTCAAGGACATCGCCGACAGATTCGCCGCTGCCGGATACCTCGCCGTGGCACCAGACCTCATGGGCTTGGCCGGGCTGGATGCAACCTTGCTGGCTGAATTGGGAGCCGACCGCTCCGACCCGGCGAAACTCGCCTCCGTCCAGCCCAAAATCAGGGCTGCCACCGAACCCCTACGTTCCCCGAAGGCGGCTTTGGCGATCGAGGCGGGCACGGCTGCCGTGTTCAACTACCTGCAGTCAAGCGCCGAGGGGGCCGGAAGAACCGCCGTCGTCGGCTATTGTTTTGGCGGCACTTATTCTTTTGCCCTGGCGGTCTCGGAACCCCTGCTCGCGGCGGCTGTACCGTATTATGGCCAAGCCAACTACTCGGTCCCTGAATTGGCGGACATCACCTGCCCAGTCCTTGCCTTCTACGGCGAGGAGGACCATGCGTTGACAGACGGCCTGCCGGATTTGATCGCCCGCATGCAAGAAGCGAAGGTGGACTTTAGATACACGGTCTTCGCCGGCGCGGGGCACGCCTTTTTCAATGACACCAACCCCATGACGTACCGGGCGGAACCGGCCAGAATCGCATGGGAGGAGACGCTGGAATTCCTCGGCAAGGTATTGGCCTAG